Proteins encoded within one genomic window of Bradyrhizobium sp. 186:
- a CDS encoding ABC transporter ATP-binding protein, whose protein sequence is MTGNFVEIRNLRVEATTDAGRRVEIIKGVSLDIAEGDIVALIGESGSGKTTIAMTLMGYARQGCAITGGEVRVAGVDMVRLSEAERAAIRGTSVAYVPQSAAAAFNPALTIMDQVVEVARIHRLMSPAEAQGKALSLFKALSLPDPETIGNRYPHQVSGGQLQRLAAAMALIGQPKVVIFDEPTTALDVTTQVEVLRAFKAVTAQHNIAGVYVSHDLAVVAQIADRIVVLRDGAVQETGTTQNILDKAQHPYTRELLAAFRPKAQQRGPDEGTTKRPLLQIDNLSVGYGPRSRDGQPLINAVQAVSLRLDRGRNLGIIGESGCGKSTLARAIAGILPAHAGDIIFNGRELGKTGRNRTRNELRQIQIVFQHADTALNPAKSVEDILRRPLTFYHGMRGKARDARVGELLDLVRLPKSVRHRLPGELSGGQKQRVNFARALAAEPTLILCDEITSALDTVVAAAVVELLKELQRELGISYVFISHDLSVVEAICDEVVVMYRGQKVEQITSTELAAPQHPYTRLLFSSVPKLDPGWLDNLEQNPEEVRAYCHP, encoded by the coding sequence ATGACCGGAAACTTCGTCGAGATCCGCAATCTCAGGGTTGAGGCAACGACCGACGCGGGCAGGCGGGTCGAGATCATCAAGGGTGTCAGCCTCGACATCGCCGAAGGCGATATCGTCGCCCTTATCGGCGAAAGCGGCTCGGGCAAGACGACCATTGCCATGACGCTCATGGGCTACGCCCGGCAAGGCTGCGCAATCACCGGAGGCGAGGTGCGGGTGGCGGGTGTTGACATGGTGAGGCTTTCGGAGGCGGAACGCGCCGCTATTCGCGGGACGAGCGTCGCCTACGTGCCACAGAGCGCTGCCGCCGCCTTCAACCCCGCACTCACCATCATGGATCAAGTTGTCGAGGTGGCGCGGATCCACAGGCTCATGTCGCCTGCCGAGGCGCAAGGAAAAGCGCTTTCACTGTTCAAGGCGCTGTCATTGCCGGACCCGGAAACGATCGGCAACCGCTATCCGCACCAGGTCTCGGGCGGTCAGTTGCAGCGCCTTGCCGCCGCAATGGCTCTGATCGGCCAGCCGAAGGTCGTCATCTTCGACGAGCCCACCACGGCACTCGATGTCACGACCCAGGTTGAGGTGCTGCGGGCCTTCAAAGCTGTCACAGCGCAGCACAATATCGCCGGGGTCTACGTCTCGCACGATCTGGCGGTGGTCGCCCAGATCGCCGACAGGATCGTCGTGCTCAGGGACGGCGCGGTCCAGGAAACGGGGACGACCCAAAACATCCTCGATAAGGCCCAGCATCCCTATACAAGAGAACTGCTGGCCGCGTTCAGGCCGAAGGCGCAACAACGGGGACCTGACGAAGGCACGACGAAACGCCCCTTGCTTCAAATCGACAATCTGTCAGTCGGCTATGGCCCTCGCTCGCGCGATGGACAACCGCTGATCAATGCCGTCCAGGCGGTCAGCCTCAGGCTGGATCGGGGGCGAAATCTCGGCATCATCGGCGAGTCCGGCTGCGGCAAGTCAACGCTTGCCCGGGCGATCGCCGGGATCCTGCCCGCTCATGCCGGCGACATCATCTTCAACGGCCGCGAATTGGGGAAGACCGGCCGCAACCGTACCCGCAACGAACTCCGCCAGATTCAAATCGTGTTCCAGCATGCCGACACCGCACTCAACCCGGCGAAGTCGGTGGAGGACATCCTGAGGCGTCCCCTCACCTTCTACCACGGCATGCGGGGCAAGGCGCGCGATGCGCGCGTCGGCGAACTTCTCGACCTGGTCCGTCTCCCCAAGTCCGTGCGCCATCGATTGCCGGGAGAACTTTCGGGCGGCCAGAAACAGCGGGTGAATTTTGCTCGAGCGCTTGCTGCCGAACCGACGCTCATCTTGTGCGACGAAATCACGTCAGCTCTCGACACGGTCGTGGCAGCTGCGGTGGTCGAGTTGCTGAAGGAGTTGCAGCGCGAGCTCGGCATTTCCTATGTTTTCATCAGCCATGACCTGTCCGTCGTCGAGGCGATCTGCGACGAGGTCGTCGTGATGTACCGCGGTCAGAAGGTCGAGCAGATCACGTCGACCGAATTGGCGGCACCGCAGCACCCTTATACGCGGCTTCTGTTCTCTTCGGTGCCCAAACTCGATCCGGGCTGGCTCGATAATCTGGAACAGAATCCCGAAGAGGTGCGGGCGTATTGCCATCCTTAG
- a CDS encoding ABC transporter permease, which yields MTYPASPGRLGMRLGYRFNLVGLSALGIILLWAGVALFAPHIIPHSVGEIVDADYFGPVSWDLWFGSDYLGRDIFSRILMGARYTLGISLAAVSIACFSGVALGMTAAVAGGWLDTVLSRFLDALNSIPSKLFGLVVVAAVGSSIPALIATLSVIYTPGAYRFARALALNVNTMDFMVVARIRGERLPYLIASEILPNIRGPVLADLGLRFVFIVLLLSGLSFLGLGVQPPYADWGALVRENIAGLPFGAPAVIFPSLAIASLTISVNLLIDNLPSKIRDRSAE from the coding sequence ATGACGTATCCGGCTTCGCCAGGACGGCTTGGCATGCGGCTGGGCTATCGCTTCAATCTCGTAGGCCTGTCTGCGCTGGGCATCATCCTTCTCTGGGCCGGCGTCGCTCTTTTCGCTCCGCACATTATCCCGCATTCCGTCGGCGAGATCGTCGACGCCGATTATTTCGGACCTGTAAGCTGGGATCTGTGGTTCGGTTCCGACTATCTTGGCCGGGATATCTTTTCGCGCATTCTGATGGGCGCGCGCTACACGCTGGGCATCTCGCTCGCCGCCGTCTCCATCGCCTGCTTCAGCGGCGTCGCGCTCGGCATGACTGCGGCGGTTGCCGGAGGGTGGCTCGACACCGTGCTGAGCCGGTTTCTCGATGCGCTCAACTCGATTCCCAGCAAGCTGTTCGGCCTCGTCGTGGTCGCCGCGGTCGGTTCGTCGATCCCAGCGCTGATTGCGACGCTGTCGGTGATCTACACTCCGGGCGCCTATCGCTTCGCCCGCGCGCTCGCTCTCAATGTCAACACGATGGACTTTATGGTGGTCGCCCGCATTCGGGGCGAACGCCTGCCCTATCTCATCGCCTCAGAGATCCTTCCCAATATTCGTGGTCCCGTGCTTGCCGATCTCGGCCTGCGCTTCGTCTTCATCGTGCTGCTGCTCTCCGGCCTGTCGTTTCTCGGGCTCGGCGTGCAACCGCCCTACGCCGACTGGGGAGCGCTGGTTCGCGAGAACATTGCCGGCCTGCCCTTTGGCGCACCGGCAGTGATCTTCCCTTCACTCGCCATCGCGAGTCTCACCATCAGCGTCAATCTTCTGATCGACAACCTGCCGAGCAAGATCCGCGACCGGAGCGCCGAATGA
- a CDS encoding ABC transporter permease, with translation MRRQVSSLVVRRLLIALITLVIVSFAVFFATALLPGDTATILLGQSATPEAVEGLRKAMHLNDPAIMRFLRWMAGLFQGDFGTSYANNVPIATLIRGRFVNTMKLAGLTASIAVPLALTLGITSAMWRGTLYDRIVTIGTIGIISVPEFMIATLAVLLFAVYLKWLPALSLTNEIKSFYDLVRIYAMPVMTLTFGVSAQMIRMTRAAVVETLNTPYVEMALLKGASRPRLVLRHALPNALGPIVNAVALSLSYLLGGVIIVETIFNYPGVAKLMVDAVSTRDLPLIQTCAMIFCLGYLTLITAADIIAVLSNPRLR, from the coding sequence GTGAGAAGACAAGTTTCGTCGCTTGTGGTGAGGCGGCTTCTCATCGCCTTGATCACGCTCGTGATAGTTTCCTTCGCCGTCTTCTTTGCGACCGCGCTCCTTCCCGGCGATACAGCTACGATCCTGCTCGGGCAGTCCGCGACGCCGGAAGCCGTCGAGGGCCTGCGCAAGGCGATGCATCTCAACGATCCCGCGATCATGCGATTCCTGAGATGGATGGCCGGCCTCTTTCAGGGCGATTTCGGCACGTCCTATGCGAACAATGTCCCGATCGCCACTCTGATACGCGGACGGTTTGTCAATACGATGAAGCTCGCTGGATTGACCGCCTCGATTGCCGTGCCGCTCGCGCTGACGCTTGGTATCACCTCTGCGATGTGGCGCGGCACGCTGTACGATCGCATCGTGACCATCGGGACCATCGGCATCATCTCGGTGCCGGAGTTCATGATCGCGACGCTCGCGGTGCTGCTCTTCGCAGTCTATCTCAAATGGCTACCAGCCCTGTCCCTCACCAACGAGATCAAGTCGTTCTATGACCTGGTGCGGATCTACGCCATGCCGGTCATGACGCTCACATTCGGCGTTTCGGCGCAGATGATCCGCATGACCCGCGCCGCCGTGGTCGAGACATTGAACACGCCCTATGTCGAGATGGCTCTGCTCAAGGGCGCCTCGCGCCCCCGGCTCGTGCTGAGACATGCACTGCCCAACGCGCTCGGCCCCATCGTCAATGCGGTCGCGCTTTCGCTGTCCTATCTGCTCGGCGGTGTGATCATCGTGGAGACCATCTTCAACTATCCCGGTGTCGCAAAGCTGATGGTCGACGCTGTTTCGACCCGCGACCTGCCGCTGATCCAGACATGCGCGATGATCTTCTGCCTGGGTTATCTGACACTGATCACGGCTGCCGACATTATTGCCGTCCTGTCCAATCCGAGGCTCCGATGA
- a CDS encoding ABC transporter substrate-binding protein has translation MSDTTTNWSCSDDAMVESAIRRGASRRDLLKLMLANGVALAAANAVFGRASEAVAATPVKGGAMKAAAWSSSTADTLDPAKASLSTDYVRCCSLYNRLTFLDQAGVPQMELAESIESGDAKTWTIKLKKGVTFHNGKDLSADDVIFSLKRHLDKATGSKVAAIASQMTDFKAVDKNTVEVTLASPNADLPTILSMHHFMIVADGTTDFSSGNGTGAFKCKQFTPGERSVGVRNPNYFKGGPNVDSFEFFAIPDENARINALLSGDIHLAASINPRSVRLLEGQNGFALSTTTSGTYTDLNIRMDMAPGNNRDFGEGMKYVVNREQIVKSALRGFGVVGNDQPVSPANVYHNAALKPKSFDPDKAKFHFQKAGVLGQTIEVITSEAPGSAIDMAMIIQATAAQIGMKLDMKRVPSDGYWSNYWLKAPIHFGNINPRPTPDILFSLLYKSDAPWNESRFNSEKFDKMLLEARGLLDQAKRREMYNEMQVLVSEQAGTIIPAYISNIDAITAKLKGLEPNPLGGMMGYAFAEYVWLTA, from the coding sequence ATGAGCGACACGACGACGAACTGGTCTTGTTCAGACGATGCCATGGTCGAGAGCGCTATTCGTCGCGGAGCTTCGCGCCGCGACCTTCTGAAGTTGATGCTCGCCAATGGTGTGGCTTTGGCTGCCGCCAACGCGGTCTTCGGCCGCGCGTCGGAAGCGGTGGCGGCGACGCCGGTGAAGGGCGGCGCCATGAAAGCGGCGGCCTGGTCCTCCTCGACCGCCGACACGCTCGACCCGGCCAAAGCCTCGCTCTCGACCGACTATGTGCGTTGCTGCTCCTTATACAACCGCCTGACATTTCTCGACCAGGCAGGTGTGCCCCAGATGGAGCTCGCCGAGTCGATCGAAAGTGGCGATGCCAAGACCTGGACGATCAAGCTGAAAAAGGGCGTCACCTTCCACAACGGCAAGGACCTCAGCGCCGACGATGTCATCTTTTCGCTGAAGCGCCATCTGGACAAGGCGACCGGATCGAAGGTCGCGGCGATCGCATCCCAGATGACCGACTTCAAGGCCGTGGACAAGAACACCGTCGAGGTCACGCTGGCGAGCCCCAACGCTGATCTGCCGACGATCCTGTCGATGCATCACTTCATGATCGTGGCCGACGGAACGACCGATTTCTCCTCGGGCAACGGGACCGGCGCCTTCAAGTGCAAGCAGTTCACCCCCGGCGAGCGCTCGGTCGGCGTGCGGAATCCGAACTATTTCAAAGGCGGCCCGAACGTCGATTCATTCGAGTTCTTCGCCATCCCCGATGAAAACGCCCGGATCAATGCTCTGCTGTCCGGCGATATTCATCTCGCTGCCTCGATCAACCCGCGATCGGTGCGCCTCCTCGAAGGCCAGAATGGCTTCGCACTGTCCACGACCACGTCGGGCACCTACACCGACCTGAATATACGCATGGATATGGCACCCGGTAACAACCGGGATTTCGGGGAGGGCATGAAATACGTGGTTAACCGCGAGCAGATCGTCAAATCGGCCCTGCGCGGCTTCGGTGTCGTCGGCAATGACCAACCCGTATCGCCCGCTAACGTCTACCACAACGCGGCCCTCAAGCCCAAATCGTTCGATCCCGACAAAGCCAAATTCCATTTCCAGAAGGCCGGCGTACTCGGTCAGACCATTGAGGTTATCACCTCCGAGGCGCCTGGTTCGGCGATCGACATGGCCATGATCATCCAGGCCACGGCTGCGCAGATCGGAATGAAGCTCGATATGAAGCGCGTGCCCTCCGACGGCTACTGGAGCAACTACTGGCTGAAGGCGCCGATCCATTTCGGCAATATTAACCCGCGTCCGACGCCCGACATCCTGTTCTCCCTGCTCTACAAGTCGGATGCGCCATGGAACGAGAGCCGTTTCAACTCGGAAAAATTTGACAAGATGCTGCTTGAAGCCCGCGGCTTGCTCGATCAGGCCAAGCGTCGCGAGATGTACAATGAGATGCAGGTCCTGGTATCGGAACAAGCCGGCACCATCATTCCGGCCTACATCTCCAACATCGATGCCATCACTGCTAAGCTGAAGGGACTGGAGCCCAACCCGCTCGGCGGCATGATGGGCTACGCTTTCGCTGAGTACGTCTGGCTTACCGCCTGA